The Flavivirga eckloniae genomic interval TAGAGGAAAAATGACATTGCTTGATTACCTTAAAGAAACCTTTAAAGGCTCAGAAACTGTATTGTCTTGATTTTGAGCATCTTTCTGATTTTAAAAAGTTCAAGAAACCCGATAAACAACTCTTTTTGGGCAATGCGTAATAAATGAGTAGTGGTTTATTCTTTGTTTTTATTCTAGTTTTTAATATTTGTAACGCTATTAATCAATGTTAATCCGCCTAACTTAAACCTACTTAAAGATTTGCTTTTATTAGGTTGGCTAAAATTATAGTTTACAATTAAAAACACTAAGTTATATTTTAGAAATAAAAGCAAAACGTTGTGGGATTAATTTCAGATAAACTAGTCTAAATTAGTTTATGTCTGTTATAGATATATTCTTTAAAGTTTATTTGGTTGGATAGTAAGAAAAAGGAGCCTTCTGGCTCCTTTTTTATTTATGAATGTTATTGATTGTTTATAAAGGAATGTTTCCATGTTTTCTTTTAGGAGTATCTACATGTTTATCCTCTAGCATAGAAAATGCTTTAATTAGTTTTCTCCTTGTATTTTTTGGTAAAATAACTTCATCAATAAAACCACGTCTTGCAGCTCTATAAGGGTTGGCAAATTTATCTGCATACTCGGCTTCTTTTTCTGCTAATTTTTCGGCAGGGTTATCTGCAGCAGCAATTTCCCTTCTAAAAATAATTTCACTAGCACCTTTGGCACCCATAACAGCAATTTCTGCTCCTGGCCAAGCGTAATTTAAATCGGCTCCAATATGTTTGGAATTCATGACGTCGTAAGCACCGCCATAGGCTTTTCTGGTAATAACCGTTACCCGAGGTACAGTAGCCTCGCTTAAGGCATATAGTAATTTGGCACCATGAACAATAATACCATTCCATTCTTGATCGGTTCCAGGTAAAAAGCCAGGAACGTCAACTAACACTAACAGCGGAATATTAAAACAATCGCAGAATCGTGTGAAACGAGCTGCCTTTTTCGAACTTTTAACACCAAGCACACCAGCTAAAAACATAGGTTGATTTGCTATAATACCAATGCTTCGACCACCAAGTCTGGCAAAACCAACAATAATATTTTCAGCATAATCCTTATGAATTTCATAAAAAGAATCTTCATCAATAATACCTTCAATCACCTCGTGCATATCATAAGGTTTGTTAGGGTTTTCTGGTACAATATCAGATAAAACATCCCTTACTTCATCTTGTAATTCAAAGTCCAATGTCTTAGGTGTTTCCGTATTGTTTTGTGGTAAATAGCTCAATAGTGTTTTAATATCTTCTAAACACTGAATATCGTTTATGGATGTTTTATGAGCTACACCAGATTTTGAGGCATGGGTATAAGCACCTCCCAATTCTTCGCTGGTTACCTCTTGATTGGTCACCGTTTTAACAACGTTAGGCCCGGTTACAAACATATAGCTTGTGTTCTCTACCATTAAGGTGAAATCGGTCATGGCAGGGGAGTACACGGCTCCACCGGCGCAAGGACCCATAATAGCAGAAATTTGTGGAATCACACCAGAGCTTTGCACATTTCTGTAAAATATATCTGCATAGCCACCAAGCGACTTAACACCTTCTTGTATACGAGCACCTCCAGAATCGTTTAGACCAATTATTGGCGCACCAACTTTAACAGCCAAATCCATGATCTTACATATTTTTTCGGCATGCGTTTCAGATAAAGCCCCTCCAAAAACCGTAAAATCCTGAGCATAAACATAAACCAATCTACCATTTACAGTACCGTAACCAGTAATAACACCATCTCCAAAATAAATTTCATTTTCCATACCAAAATCGGTGGTTCTGTGAGTTACTAAAACCCCGATCTCTTCAAAAGAACCTTCGTCCATTAGGTAATTAACACGTTCTCTTGCTGTGAGTTTCTTTTTTTCGTGTTGTTTGTCGATACGTTTTTGGCCACCACCTAAATGGGCTAAGGCTACACGTTCGTTTAGTTTTTTTATTTTTGAATCCATAATTTAGTGAGCTTTGTTATTCTACACCAATGTGCGTAATTGTTTGTTGTTAAATAGATTCCGTATATACCTCTACTTATTAAGACACTGTTAAAGAAGCTTTGGTATGGAACTACGGAACGATAGTTAATTAGGTACTCTTAATAATTTTTGGTCTTCTATATATTGTTTTACTGCAAGAAAGGCAGCAATTCTAGCTTCTTTTTCTGTTTGTTCCTTTAAGGCTTCTGGCGAATAGAAATTTTTAACAAAATGCGTGTCAAAATTTCCAGAACGGAAAGCTTCATGCTCGCAAACAAATTTTCCAAAAGGAAGGGTAGTTTGAACACCTTCTACATGGTAATTGTCTATGGCTTTTATCATAAGTTGGATGGCTTCATCTCTTGTTTTACCATAAGTGATGAGTTTAGAAAGCATAGGGTCGTAAAAAATAGGAATATCCATATCTTCTTCAAAACCATTGTCTACACGAATCCCTTCACCAGTGGGAAGCTTATAAGTATCTAAGTGTCCTACACTTGGTAAAAAGTCATTCAAAGGATCTTCGGCATAAACCCGTAATTCCAGCGCATGTCCATTTATTTTTAAGTCTTCTTGTTTTAGGGAAAGAGCTTCGCCACGTGCTATAAGAATTTGGAGTTCAACTAAATCGACACCAGAAATTAATTCAGACACAGGGTGTTCCACTTGTAATCTGGTATTCATTTCCAGAAAATAGAAGTTATGATCTGCGTCTAGTAAAAACTCAACAGTTCCCGCTCCTAAATAATCACAGGATTTGGCGACTTTAATAGCAGCATCGCCCATTTTTTCTCTTAATTCTGGAGTTAAAACTGACGAAGGTGCTTCTTCAACTACTTTTTGGTGACGCCGCTGAATGCTGCACTCACGTTCAAAGAAGTGTAAAATATTACCATGACTATCGGCCATAACCTGAATTTCGATATGACGCGGAGAAGTGACATACTTTTCGATAAATACAGAACCGTCTCCAAAAGCGGAAGTAGCTTCGCTAATGGCGCGGTTCATTTGAGATTCCAAATCACTTTCTTTTTCTACAATTCGCATACCTTTTCCGCCACCACCTGCAGATGCTTTGATGAGTATTGGGAATCCGATTTTTTTAGCAATATCCTTAGCTTTGTCAACATCTGTAATGGCTTCGTCAATACCAGGAACCATAGGAATGTCATATTGCTTTACGGCTTCTTTTGCAGCCAATTTACTTCCCATAATTTTAATGGCTTTAGATCGTGGGCCAATAAAAATGATGTCGTTTTGTTCACATAATTCAGCAAAACTTGCATTTTCACTTAAAAATCCATATCCCGGATGTATACCATCTACGTTAAGTTGTTTGGCAACTTCGATAATTTTGTCGCCTTTAAGGTAAGATTGATTAGATGGTGGTTCGCCAATGCAAACAGCTTCGTCTGCAAATTTAACATGCGGCGCATTTCTATCGGCGGTAGAATATACAGCAACCGTATTAATACCCATTTTCTGGGCAGTTTTCATAACTCTTATGGCTATTTCGCCTCTATTAGCTACTAGTATTTTTTTCATAATAAATTATAATATACCATGAATACACATGTGTTTAATGTAATGTTTGTTTAAAATATATGTTTTTCAAATTTTGAAAACATATAAGAAAGTAGGGGCGCTTTAAGCGTCGAATTCAATTAGCAGTTGGTTCTTCTCAACCGCATCTCCATTATTTACAGAAATAGATTTGATTACGCCATCTCTGGGAGAGGTAATGATGTTTTCCATTTTCATGGCTTCAAGAATTAAAAGAGGCGTATCTTCCTTTACTTCCTGATTCGCTTCCACATTAATTTCTAAAATTAATCCGGGCATAGGAGCTTTAACAGAATCAACATGTTTTATCGAGCCAATGGCAAACCCCATTTCTTTTATTAATAGATCTAAATCGTTTGCGATATTAATATTATAGGAGTTGTTGTTAATTTTTACCTCATACGATTTTTTGTTGAAATCTGCTTTTGTAATTTCAGCTTCGTATGATTTGTTTTGCTCAAGAACATGAAATTTCGATCCTGAAATTTGTAACGTGTCTAGATTTGAAATATCACCATTTTTTATTTCAAAATCAAAAGTATTATTTACGGTGGCTTTGAAAGTTTTACTCATTAGTGTCTTGAATTAATTAGTAGTAAATATATGACATGAATTTTTATAGACCAAGTTTTCTTATACACACCAAAGTTATGCTTTATTAAGCTAAGTTCTGGAATAGAGTAAGTTAAAAATATCAAAAAAGGACAACCTAAATCATGAGATAAATCATATTTTAGAATAACTTATCAAACATTGAAATTGGAGTTTTTTTGATGGCTTTTTATAGCTTTTAATGAAAGAAAAATGCCGATAAAGAGTGATACAAATGCACCCATCCATATGCCTGGTATAAAATCTATAAACAGGAAAAAATCGTAAGCACCATGAAGTAGGGTAGCAGATAGCAAACCAACAAGATTTAAAAGTACTTTGTTTTTGGAAAATTTTGCTTTACCCATATAGAAACCCATTAAGATTCCGAATGTAGCATGGGCGGGAACAGCTGTAAACGCTCTTATTAAAGCGGTTTCGTATCCGCCTTCCAGCACATAAAAAACGTTTTCTGTGGCGGCAAATCCCATAGATACCATTACGGCATAAACGATACCATCCAACGGCTCATCGAATTCCTTATGCCTTTGGGCATAGTAGCGAACAATAATATATTTACTAAATTCTTCGGTTAGGGCCACAACAAAAAAGGCTTTAATAAATTGTTGAAAAACGCTTGTATGATCGGGAAGCGGTAATACAATGTCTAACACATAATATAAAATGGTCGTAATAACGATACTTACTATAGCACCTAAGAGGAAATTGAAAAAAAGTAAGCGTTTTGGTTCTTTTTCGTATTTGTCTTTAAAATAGATAAATACAATAATAATGCATACCGGGGCAATGGCAAGAAGAAGTAGGTTCATTGGTAAAAGTAATATTTATAATTAGGGTTAATTCACAGTTTTTATAATGTTTTGCAAAACGAATTCGTAATACGATTTATTGGAAGGTACAAAGTGGTTGCCGTTATTTTCAATAGTGTTAATGAGGTCTTTAAAACTTGCAAAAGAAACGAGTTTAAGCGTTTCAACTTCCTCTTCCTGAGGTGTTAGTTGAGATATGGGTACTTTTAACTCGCAAAGAAAGGTGTTGTGAAATTCGTTATCTATAATGCCATTGCTGTAGGTTTGAAAACATTCAAAAACGCCTATATTTTTTAGATCGTTTTCAGAAATCGATAGTCCGATTTCTTCTTTGGTTTCTCTTATAGCAGCTTGTTTAATGGTTTCTCCTGCATCGACATGACCTGCAACCGAGACGTCCCACATTAAAGGGCAAATTGCTTTTTTAGCGGAGCGTTGTGATAGTAGGATTTCACCATTTTTGGTATACAACCAAATATGTGCTGTATTATGGTAATAGCCTTTTTGGTGGATAATAGATTTTAATTCGGATTTACCAGTGGGCTTTCCTTCTTTTGTTACGATATCTATGTATTCATCCATTTTTAAATGGTTTATAAGTGTTTAGACAGACATGCAATAAGCGGTTCAAAATCCTGAGATGTATTGAATAAGTGGCAAGAAATTCTAATAAAATTTCCTCTAAATGAAATATAAATGTTTTTGCTCGATAAATCCTTTTGTAATGCTTGAATGTCTACTTTGTTTGGTAATTCAATTCCGAATAAATGATGTGTTCTATGGTTTGGGTCTTCAATATAACATCCTAGTTTTTCTAACTTTTCAACAGCTTCAAAGGTAATCGATTTACAATAGTTTTGTATGGCTTTTGGAGTCCATTCTAAAACTTGTTTTAGAGCTGCAATTTGCATCTTCACATAAATGAAATTTCCATGTTCTCCTACTGAATATCTATTCGCTAAAGGTTTATATTGAGATTCATAATTCGTTGCACCTGCTAAATTTTCGCTATGCAACCTATTCATCCAACTTTCCTCTATAGGGGAGCCGTTATCAAAATATGCTCCGTAATAGGCATAACCACAACCATAAGGTCCGAAAAGCCATTTGTAACCAGCACAAATAAGCGCATCGGGTTGAAGCTCTTTAACAGAAAAGGGCAATGCGCCAACAGATTGAGAGCCATCTATAATTAAAAGCGCATTTTGTAATTTGGTTTTTTCTCTAATAGGTTTTAAATCAAATAAGCTTCCGTTTGACCAGTGTATGTTACCCATTGCTACTACAGCAGTTTTACTATTTATAGCATTTAAAATGGCTTCATTCCATAGTTTGGTTCTATTGGTCTTTGATTTTGGAGTGCCTACCGTTTTTAACGTGGCATTATATTTTTCTGCTAATTTTTGCCATGAATATACATTGCTTGGAAATTGTTCGTCTATAACCAAAATTTCATCTCCTGGTTGTAGTTTAATATTATTGGCAACTGTAGCTATGCCATAAGAAGCAGAAGGAATAGTAGCGATACGATTATAATCTTCCACTTCGACTAGTTGAGCGAATAGTTTTTTAAGCTCGGTAACGGGTTCAAAATAGTCTGAAACTTTAATGGTATGAGGAAGACTTTTTTGTTTTAAACCTTCTAAACCAGCTTGATAAATAGATTTGAAAGAAGGTGATTGGCTTGCTGTATTTAAATAGGTGATTTCCTCAGGAAGATCAAATAAATGTTTCTGATTTTGTAAAGGCATAGAGTGCTTAATTATTCAATAGTTAAAACTACTAAAGTTTATTGAAACAAGGGGAGAAAGAAGTAATCATTTAAAGAAAATATTTACTTATCCAGTAAAAGAAAGTAGCGTTTGAAAAATTAAGTATAATGAATTTTGTTCGTAGTAAGATTACAAACTGTCTTAAAACAAAAAAGTTATCCAAAAAGGATAACTTAAGTGTATTTATCAAGATAGTCGACGTTTAATCGAAATAACTAAATGTTTCGCCATCTTTTATATTAAGTAGTGTTTCATAAATTAACTTAATTACATTTTCTACATCGTCTCTATGCACCATTTCTACGGTGGTATGCATATAACGAAGCGGCAAAGAAATTAAAGCAGAAGCTACACCACCATTACTGTAAGCAAAAGCGTCTGTGTCTGTTCCTGTTGCTCTAGATAATGCAGAACGTTGAAAAGGAATCTTTTTGTCTTCAGCAGTATCTGTAATTAGGTCGCGTAATTTTTGTTGTACTGCAGGGGCATAAGCTACTACAGGTCCTTTTCCTATTTCCAGATGACCTTCCTTTTTCTTTTCTATCATAGGCGTTGTAGTATCGTGAGTTACATCGGTAACTATCGCTACATTTGGTTTAATAGTATGCGTAATCATTTCTGCGCCACGTAAACCAATTTCTTCCTGAACCGCGTTGGTGATATAAAGCCCGAAAGGAAGTTCTTTTTTGTTTTCTTTTAATAAACGTGCGACTTCAGCTATCATAAAACCGCCCATGCGATTATCTAAGGCACGACAAACAAATTTATCTTTATTCAAAACATGGAACTCATCGGGGTAGGTAATAACACATCCTACGTGAACTCCCATTTTTTCAACTTCTTCTTTATCCTTCGCTCCAACATCTATAAAAATATTATCTGGTTTTGGAGCTTCTTCTTTGGCTCTGTTACGGGTGTGAATAGCTGGCCAGCCAAAAACACCTTTTACGATCCCTTTTTTTGTATGAACGTTAACGATCTTACTAGGAGCAATTTGATGATCGCTACCTCCATTTCTAATTACATAAATTAGTCCATTGTCTGAAATATAATTTACATACCATGAAATTTCGTCGGCATGTCCTTCAATAACAACTTTATATTTTGCTTTGGGATTTATTACCCCAACTGCAGTACCATATGTATCGGTTATAAACTCATCTACATATGGTTTTAAATAGTCCATCCACAGTTTTTGTCCTGTCCATTCGTAACCTGTAGGGGCGGCATTATTTAAATATTTTTCCAAAAAGTCGATAGACTTTTCGTTCAGAATGCTGTTTTTTGTCATTATTTTGAAAAATTTTGCACTAAAATAGTAATATAAATAGAAAAAAAATGTTTTAGATTGTGTAAATTAGTAAATTTGGAATATTAAAGCTCCAGTATTTTTTATTGATGAACTGTTTAAAATATATATTCTTAATGTTTCCTGTTTTGCTGTTTGCACAGGAGAATGATACTGAACAGGATTCAACGTCAATCAAATACCTCATTATTAAAGGTGATTCTGTTCCAAGAACATCTATCGATTTAAGAGAGGTTAAACTATTACATAAACTTAGA includes:
- a CDS encoding M42 family metallopeptidase is translated as MTKNSILNEKSIDFLEKYLNNAAPTGYEWTGQKLWMDYLKPYVDEFITDTYGTAVGVINPKAKYKVVIEGHADEISWYVNYISDNGLIYVIRNGGSDHQIAPSKIVNVHTKKGIVKGVFGWPAIHTRNRAKEEAPKPDNIFIDVGAKDKEEVEKMGVHVGCVITYPDEFHVLNKDKFVCRALDNRMGGFMIAEVARLLKENKKELPFGLYITNAVQEEIGLRGAEMITHTIKPNVAIVTDVTHDTTTPMIEKKKEGHLEIGKGPVVAYAPAVQQKLRDLITDTAEDKKIPFQRSALSRATGTDTDAFAYSNGGVASALISLPLRYMHTTVEMVHRDDVENVIKLIYETLLNIKDGETFSYFD
- a CDS encoding acetyl-CoA carboxylase biotin carboxyl carrier protein subunit, whose amino-acid sequence is MSKTFKATVNNTFDFEIKNGDISNLDTLQISGSKFHVLEQNKSYEAEITKADFNKKSYEVKINNNSYNINIANDLDLLIKEMGFAIGSIKHVDSVKAPMPGLILEINVEANQEVKEDTPLLILEAMKMENIITSPRDGVIKSISVNNGDAVEKNQLLIEFDA
- a CDS encoding acyl-CoA carboxylase subunit beta, translated to MDSKIKKLNERVALAHLGGGQKRIDKQHEKKKLTARERVNYLMDEGSFEEIGVLVTHRTTDFGMENEIYFGDGVITGYGTVNGRLVYVYAQDFTVFGGALSETHAEKICKIMDLAVKVGAPIIGLNDSGGARIQEGVKSLGGYADIFYRNVQSSGVIPQISAIMGPCAGGAVYSPAMTDFTLMVENTSYMFVTGPNVVKTVTNQEVTSEELGGAYTHASKSGVAHKTSINDIQCLEDIKTLLSYLPQNNTETPKTLDFELQDEVRDVLSDIVPENPNKPYDMHEVIEGIIDEDSFYEIHKDYAENIIVGFARLGGRSIGIIANQPMFLAGVLGVKSSKKAARFTRFCDCFNIPLLVLVDVPGFLPGTDQEWNGIIVHGAKLLYALSEATVPRVTVITRKAYGGAYDVMNSKHIGADLNYAWPGAEIAVMGAKGASEIIFRREIAAADNPAEKLAEKEAEYADKFANPYRAARRGFIDEVILPKNTRRKLIKAFSMLEDKHVDTPKRKHGNIPL
- a CDS encoding PrsW family intramembrane metalloprotease — encoded protein: MNLLLLAIAPVCIIIVFIYFKDKYEKEPKRLLFFNFLLGAIVSIVITTILYYVLDIVLPLPDHTSVFQQFIKAFFVVALTEEFSKYIIVRYYAQRHKEFDEPLDGIVYAVMVSMGFAATENVFYVLEGGYETALIRAFTAVPAHATFGILMGFYMGKAKFSKNKVLLNLVGLLSATLLHGAYDFFLFIDFIPGIWMGAFVSLFIGIFLSLKAIKSHQKNSNFNV
- the accC gene encoding acetyl-CoA carboxylase biotin carboxylase subunit — protein: MKKILVANRGEIAIRVMKTAQKMGINTVAVYSTADRNAPHVKFADEAVCIGEPPSNQSYLKGDKIIEVAKQLNVDGIHPGYGFLSENASFAELCEQNDIIFIGPRSKAIKIMGSKLAAKEAVKQYDIPMVPGIDEAITDVDKAKDIAKKIGFPILIKASAGGGGKGMRIVEKESDLESQMNRAISEATSAFGDGSVFIEKYVTSPRHIEIQVMADSHGNILHFFERECSIQRRHQKVVEEAPSSVLTPELREKMGDAAIKVAKSCDYLGAGTVEFLLDADHNFYFLEMNTRLQVEHPVSELISGVDLVELQILIARGEALSLKQEDLKINGHALELRVYAEDPLNDFLPSVGHLDTYKLPTGEGIRVDNGFEEDMDIPIFYDPMLSKLITYGKTRDEAIQLMIKAIDNYHVEGVQTTLPFGKFVCEHEAFRSGNFDTHFVKNFYSPEALKEQTEKEARIAAFLAVKQYIEDQKLLRVPN
- a CDS encoding NUDIX hydrolase, encoding MDEYIDIVTKEGKPTGKSELKSIIHQKGYYHNTAHIWLYTKNGEILLSQRSAKKAICPLMWDVSVAGHVDAGETIKQAAIRETKEEIGLSISENDLKNIGVFECFQTYSNGIIDNEFHNTFLCELKVPISQLTPQEEEVETLKLVSFASFKDLINTIENNGNHFVPSNKSYYEFVLQNIIKTVN
- a CDS encoding aminotransferase class V-fold PLP-dependent enzyme, whose protein sequence is MPLQNQKHLFDLPEEITYLNTASQSPSFKSIYQAGLEGLKQKSLPHTIKVSDYFEPVTELKKLFAQLVEVEDYNRIATIPSASYGIATVANNIKLQPGDEILVIDEQFPSNVYSWQKLAEKYNATLKTVGTPKSKTNRTKLWNEAILNAINSKTAVVAMGNIHWSNGSLFDLKPIREKTKLQNALLIIDGSQSVGALPFSVKELQPDALICAGYKWLFGPYGCGYAYYGAYFDNGSPIEESWMNRLHSENLAGATNYESQYKPLANRYSVGEHGNFIYVKMQIAALKQVLEWTPKAIQNYCKSITFEAVEKLEKLGCYIEDPNHRTHHLFGIELPNKVDIQALQKDLSSKNIYISFRGNFIRISCHLFNTSQDFEPLIACLSKHL